A genomic window from Megalobrama amblycephala isolate DHTTF-2021 linkage group LG2, ASM1881202v1, whole genome shotgun sequence includes:
- the LOC125262418 gene encoding peptidyl-prolyl cis-trans isomerase-like: protein MANPRVFFDITIDGDNAGRIVMELRADVVPKTAENFRALCTGEKGFGYKGSGFHRVMPGLCQGGDFTNHNGTGGKSIYGEKFADENFTLKHGGKGILSMVNSGPNTNGSQFFICTADAALLDGKQVVFGKVIYGMEVVDLIMSRGSSSGKCSAKIKIADCGQL from the exons ATGGCCAACCCCAGAGTTTTTTTTGACATCACCATCGATGGAGATAATGCCGGGAGGATTGTAATGGAG CTGAGAGCTGATGTTGTTCCCAAAACTGCTG AGAACTTCCGTGCTTTGTGCACTGGCGAGAAGGGTTTTGGCTACAAGGGCTCCGGATTTCACCGCGTCATGCCAGGGTTGTGCCAG GGTGGCGACTTCACCAACCATAACGGAACTGGCGGAAAGTCCATCTACGGCGAAAAGTTTGCGGATGAGAACTTCACCCTGAAGCATGGAGGGAAGGGAATCCTGTCCATGGTCAACTCTGGACCGAACACCAACGGATCCCAGTTCTTCATCTGCACTGCTGATGCCGCTTT GCTTGATGGCAAACAAGTTGTGTTCGGGAAAGTGATATATGGAATGGAAGTGGTGGACCTTATCATGTCCAGAGGAAGCAGCAGCGGGAAGTGCTCTGCCAAGATCAAGATCGCTGATTGTGGCCAACTTTAA